A stretch of DNA from Luteolibacter sp. Y139:
GAGGTGCTGCTGCTTGCGCAGCTTGGCAAAGGGATCGAGGTGCCGGATGTGCTGCGTGGGAGCGGAGATTTCATGCGGCATGTGACCGGGCCCAGCCGGGTCTCCTTCAACTATGCCGACGGCCATCCAAACGCCGAGGTGCCGTCACCGGCGCAGAGTTGGATTGCGACGCATTTCAAGGATGCGGGGCAGGCGGCGCATGTGAGGTCGATGTTAGAGAGGTCTTTGAAAGAGGGGACAGGCAGCGGTGCCACGGGAGACCTGCGGTTTTTCCCGCTGCATTTGCTGTGGTTGCCTGAAGCGCAAGATGCGGGAGGCGCGATATCGAAGATCGCGAAGTTTGGTGGTGAGCAGTCGTTTGCGTTTTTCCGCAGTGGATGGGATGCCGATGCGTCGTGGCTGGCGATCAAAGGCGGGACCGGTGCGGCGAGCCATGGGCACTTGGACGCGGGGTCGTTTGTGTATGAGGCAGGTGGAGTCCGGTGGTTCCACGATCTCGGATCGGATGACTACAACATGCCGGGGTATTTCGGGAAGCAGCGGTGGGATTACCTTCGCTTGAACAACTTCTCGCACAACACGCTGGTGATCGATGGGAAGCTGCAGGTCGCGCCGGGCGAGGGTTGTCCGGTTCGTTGGGTGGAGCCGTTCGGGAAGGATCAGGCGGAGGCAGGCATCGATCTCGGAACGGCTTATGCTGGGCAGGCTAAGGAGGTGCGTCGTGCAGTGGTTTTCGATTTCACACTCGGCGTGAGTGTCAAAGACACGATCGTCAAACCAACGGGGCCGGTGCGTTGGGCGGTGGTTACCAAGGCAAAGCCCACGTTCGAGGGAACGCGGGTGGTCTTGGAAGAGAAGGGGAAGCGTTTGGTCATGGAGCGCCGCGATCAAGCGGGAGGATCGTGGGAGGAGTATTCGCTTAAGCCGAAGACGGAGAGGGAGGAGCAGAACGAAGGGTTTCATCTCATCGGTTTCACCGTGCCGGTGGCGGAGGAGGTGAAGTTGGAGGTGGGGTGGAAGGTAGAGTGAGGCTGCTGCCGATTCCTGTGTCGCTACGCGACACCATCCCTGCACGTGCCTAATCCGTGGACTGAAGTCCACGGCTACCCTCCTTGACCGCTACGCGGTCCACCGAGCTTAAAAGAAAACGCCCGCCTCCGGAGTGACCGGAGACGGGCGGGGTGAGAGGGGGGCGCGGGTGCCGCGGTTGTCAGCGGGAAACCTTTGCTTTGCTTATTCGCCGAGGCCGAAGCGGACGAAGCGCTTCACCACGAGGGTGTCGCCGACTTCCTTGCCCTTGGCTTCCACGAGCTTCTTGATGGTGGTTTCGGGATCCTTCACGAAGGCCTGCTCGAGGAGCACGGCTTCGGAGAAGAACTTGCCGATCTTGCCTTCGACGATCTTCTCGATCATCGCTTCCGGCTTGCCTTCGGCGGCGAGCTGGGCGCGATAGACGCTCTTCTCGGCTTCGACGATTTCGGCGGTGATCTCGTCGCGGGACAGGCCCTTCGGAGCGGCAGCGGCGATGTGGAGGGTGATGTCCTTCACGAGGTCGCGGAACTCTTCCTTGGAAGCGGTGTCGCCGTTGGAGGCGGAGACTTCAAGGAGCACGCCGACCTTGCCACCCATGTGGATGTACTGGGCGATGGCGCCGCCGTCCTGAAGGTCGAAGCGCTCGAACTTGCGGAGGCGCATATTTTCGCCGAGTTCGAGGGTCTTGGCCTTGATGAAGTCTTCCACGGAGATATCGCCGATCTTCACGGCGAGAGCTTCGTCGAGATTCTTCGCGCTGGAGCCAGCGAGGGTGTCAGCGATCTCACCGACGAAGGCGACGTAGTTGTCATTGCGGGACACGAAGTCGGTCTCGCAGTTCACTTCGATGAGGATGCCGGTCTTGCCGTCGCCGGAGAGGCGGGCGGCGATGATGCCTTCGGAAGCTTCGCGGTCGGCCTTGGCGGCGGCCTTCATCATCCCACGCTCGCGGAGGTAGGTCACGGCGGCGTCGATGTCGCCAGCGGTTTCAGTGAGGGCCTTCTTGCACTCCATCATTCCGACGTTGGTCTTCTTGCGGAGTTCGTTGACGAGGGATGCGGTGATCATGGGAAAAAGAAATGTATTGGGATTCGAATGAAAAAGCGGATCGGCGTTTGAAGGCCGGATCCGCGGAAGAAAACCGGCTGCGGCACTGGTCCGCAGCCGGGAAAGAGTGACGGATCAGCCCTTCTTGGCGACGACGATGGCGTCGACCAGGTTCTGGAGGATGATGCGGATCGAGCGGACGGCGTCGTCGTTGCCTGGGATCGGGTAGTGAACGATCGACGGGTCGGCGTTGGTGTCAACGAGGGCGACGATCGGGATTTCCAGACGGCGGGCTTCGGCGACGGCGATCGACTCACGGGCGGAGTCGACGATCACGATGGCGTCCGGCTTGCCTTCCAGACCGCGGATGCCGCGGAGGTTGCGCAGGAGCTTTTCGCGCTCGCGGCCAAGAGCGGAGAGCTCCTTCTTGGACATCGACTTGAACTCCGGCTGCTTCTCGATGTTTTCGAGCCACTTGAGGCGTTCGATCGACTTCTTGACGGTGGTCATGTTGGTGAGCATGCCGCCGAGCCAACGGTGGTTGACGTAGTATTGGCCGGTGGCTTCCGCGGCTTCACGGACAGCGTCCTGAGCCTGGCGCTTGCAGCCGACGAAAAGGATCTTCTTGCCCTTGCCGGCAAGGCCCGAGAGGAAGTCGGAGGCCTTGTCCAGGCACTTCACGGTCTGCTCGAGATTGATGATGTAAATGCCGCCCTTGTCCTTCATGAGGTAGGGCTTCATTTTCGGGTTCCACTTCTTGGTCTGGTGACCGTAGTGGACGCCGGCGTCCACCATATCGCTGATGAGTTCGTTGATCATTGTAACAGGTTGTCCCGCCTTGATTCAGGCCGGGCGATTTTGGAAGACCCACCGCGTGTTTGGTCCCTTCGGTCTCCCGTTGATTGGGCGGCGGCGCTGGAAGGGGCGGACGAGATAGGGAGGGGCAGGGGGCTTGGCAAGGGAAAAGCCTCGGATTTTCAAGGGGATGGGGGGTCGGTGGACCCGTCATTCCTCGTCCCATTCTGCCGGCAGGTACATGACCCGCACGAAATTCTCCTTCAGCTTCTCGTCGCGGAGGTGGCGGCCGGTCTTGCGTTCCATGACGCGGCGCCAGATCTCATTGGTGCGGAAGAATTCGCCGGCGCGGCGGAGGAAGCGGTGCTTCTCTTCGTAGATCTTGTAGGTCTCGGCGATTTCGCGGTCGGAGCGGAGCTCGCCCCAGAGGTCGGTGGCGGTCATCCAGATCTTGAACTGGAAGGTTTCAGTGGTGTCGTTTCGGAAGCAGAGGTCGACGTAGTTGTAGAAGACCGCGCAGCCGGTGCCGAAGGGCATGCTGCGGTTCTGGTCGGGGAAGGGATCGAAGCTGTGGGCGCTGCGCTCGGTGACGGTAAGGGGGCTGTGGAGGGCGAGCCAGTGGAGTAGATTGGCCATCTGGCAGATTCCGCCGCCGACGCCGGAGCGTGCTTGCCCCATCGAGAGTTCCATTCCTTCCAGGAAGCCGCGCTCGCGGGTTGGTTTGCCGACGAGGCGACAGAAGGAGAAGACTTCGCCGGGGGCGATCCGCACGCCGTCGATGAGGGGCGTGACGATTCCAAGGTTCACGACCTTGTTGAGCTGTAGCTGGAGGTCGGAGTCGCCGAGGATCTTGATGAGGCGGGAGGAGTGGCGCTTGACGAGGCAGGGGAGCATTTCCGGATGACGGCGGGCCATGCGGTTCCGGTCGCGGTGCCAAGCGATCCGCCGTTTCAGCCGGTGGTAGCCCACGGCGAGTCGATAGAGCAACGGATGCCGGTGGCTGAGAAGCTTTCCCATGGGGCGACGAAGGCCCCAGTGTCTCCCGTGCCGGTGGGTCCGGGCAATCCAATCGCTTTTCCTTCACCAAGAATTCACGGCTGGTGAATTCCTTGAATGTTTTCGGTGATTTTCGTCGTTTTAATGGCGTGAAATTGACCTTGGCTGCCCTGTTGCTTGCTCTGCCTCTCCATGCGAGCCCTCAAGACGAGATCGCTGCCCAGGTGCCGGCGGCGAAGGCGATTCTGGATGCGTGGCAGGCGAAGGATCCGGTGCGGGCGGAGAAGAAGGTGCACATCGTTTACTGGACGCCTGCCGACCGGGAGCCGGCACCGCACTACCGCGAGCGGCTGGGGACGATCATGGAGAATATCCGGGACTTCTATGCGAAGGAGATGAAGGGGCTCGGTTTCGGGCCGATGTCGATCCGGCTCGACTATGCGGACGACGGGAAGATGAAGGTGCACGTGGTGAAGGGTCGGCAGCCGTATGCGAAGTATGAGGTGCAGTCCGGCGGGCCGATTCGCAACGAGTGTCTCGCGACCCTTCGCGACGCGGGGATCGATCCGGAGAAGGAGACGATCGTGATCTTCTGCAACATGTCGAATTGGGACGCGGGGAAGGCGATCATTTCGCAGAACAGTCCTTACTATGCG
This window harbors:
- the tsf gene encoding translation elongation factor Ts produces the protein MITASLVNELRKKTNVGMMECKKALTETAGDIDAAVTYLRERGMMKAAAKADREASEGIIAARLSGDGKTGILIEVNCETDFVSRNDNYVAFVGEIADTLAGSSAKNLDEALAVKIGDISVEDFIKAKTLELGENMRLRKFERFDLQDGGAIAQYIHMGGKVGVLLEVSASNGDTASKEEFRDLVKDITLHIAAAAPKGLSRDEITAEIVEAEKSVYRAQLAAEGKPEAMIEKIVEGKIGKFFSEAVLLEQAFVKDPETTIKKLVEAKGKEVGDTLVVKRFVRFGLGE
- a CDS encoding VanW family protein, giving the protein MGKLLSHRHPLLYRLAVGYHRLKRRIAWHRDRNRMARRHPEMLPCLVKRHSSRLIKILGDSDLQLQLNKVVNLGIVTPLIDGVRIAPGEVFSFCRLVGKPTRERGFLEGMELSMGQARSGVGGGICQMANLLHWLALHSPLTVTERSAHSFDPFPDQNRSMPFGTGCAVFYNYVDLCFRNDTTETFQFKIWMTATDLWGELRSDREIAETYKIYEEKHRFLRRAGEFFRTNEIWRRVMERKTGRHLRDEKLKENFVRVMYLPAEWDEE
- a CDS encoding heparinase II/III domain-containing protein yields the protein MTRSICVWLACAGVAMAEVHPRLLFPAAMEGEVKQRIANDPLAKELQEYVVERAEKVLKERTCEYRIPDGKRLLSESRAALHHVLYCGWAWRTTGDVRFKERAIRELDAACALKDWNPSHFLDTAEMATAVAIGYDWLYPSLSDEQKKRYKDALLEKALKVVGEQHAKTGWWVKASNNWSQVCGTGMALAAEVVKERDPGLCEPLVEHGKKMIESCERFYEPDGAYPEGPAYWHYGTNYEVLLLAQLGKGIEVPDVLRGSGDFMRHVTGPSRVSFNYADGHPNAEVPSPAQSWIATHFKDAGQAAHVRSMLERSLKEGTGSGATGDLRFFPLHLLWLPEAQDAGGAISKIAKFGGEQSFAFFRSGWDADASWLAIKGGTGAASHGHLDAGSFVYEAGGVRWFHDLGSDDYNMPGYFGKQRWDYLRLNNFSHNTLVIDGKLQVAPGEGCPVRWVEPFGKDQAEAGIDLGTAYAGQAKEVRRAVVFDFTLGVSVKDTIVKPTGPVRWAVVTKAKPTFEGTRVVLEEKGKRLVMERRDQAGGSWEEYSLKPKTEREEQNEGFHLIGFTVPVAEEVKLEVGWKVE
- the rpsB gene encoding 30S ribosomal protein S2, with amino-acid sequence MINELISDMVDAGVHYGHQTKKWNPKMKPYLMKDKGGIYIINLEQTVKCLDKASDFLSGLAGKGKKILFVGCKRQAQDAVREAAEATGQYYVNHRWLGGMLTNMTTVKKSIERLKWLENIEKQPEFKSMSKKELSALGREREKLLRNLRGIRGLEGKPDAIVIVDSARESIAVAEARRLEIPIVALVDTNADPSIVHYPIPGNDDAVRSIRIILQNLVDAIVVAKKG